The nucleotide window ATGACGACGAGGGCCCCCGCTTCGTGCGCGCGCGCGCAGAAGGAGGTCCAATCGCGGACGACGCCGTCGGTGTCCGGGTACTGGACGAGCGCGCCGAAGACCCCGGGCGTGAAGCGGAACTTCTCGGGGTCGCCGGTCTCCACGCGGATGCCCAGCGGGGTCGCGCGGGTGCGCAGGACCGCCAGGGTCTGCGGGTGGCAGGCCTCGGAGGCGAAGAAGACCTCTCCGCCGCCCTTGATCGCGCGGCACATCGTCATGGCCTCGGCGGCGGCCGTGGCCTCGTCGAGCATGGAGGCGTTGGAGATCTCGAGCCCGGTCAGGCTGGTGACGAGGGTCTGGAAGTTGAGCATCGCCTCCAGGCGGCCCTGGGAGATCTCCGACTGGTAGGGCGTGTACTGCGTGTACCAGCCGGGGTTCTCGAGGATGTTGCGCAGGATGACCGGCGGGGTCACGGTATCGCTGTAGCCGCAGCCGATGAAGGAGCGCCAGACCTGGTTGCGCAGCGCGAGCTCGCGCAGTTCCGCGAGCGCCTCGGCCTCGGCGGCCGGAGCGGGCAGCTCGAGGGGCCGGCCGCTGCGGATCTTCGCCGGGACGGCGGCGTCCACGAAGGCGTCGAGGGTCGGGAAGCCGAGCGTCTCGAGCATCGCGGCGGTCTCCTGCGGGGAGGGGCCGTTGTGCCGATCGGCGAAGACGTCGGGGTTCTTCAGGTCGCTGCTCTGGCGGGGCTTGGTCATGGTGGGCATAAAACCTCTATGAAGGTTGCGGCAAGCGTATTCTAGCCCTTTGCCCCTCCCTCGACAAGGACGAGAATCTTGAAAGGATTCCCGTCGCACATGAGCCCACGCAGGGCCGCGTCACGGCCCTGCGGCGTCAGGCGCGGATCATGACCAGCATCATCTTGAAGCGCTCGACCGCGTTGAGCGCGTGCGGCTTTCCGGCGGGCATGATGATCATCTCCCCGGCCTTCACGCGATGCGGCTCGCCGGCGACGAGGACCTCCGCTTCGCCGTCGAGGACCTGCACGAGCGCGTCGTAAGGGGCGGTGTGCTCGCTCAAGCCCTCCCCCTTGTCGAAGGAGAAGACCGTCACCGTGCCGACGCCTTTCTTGATGAGGGCGCGGCTGACCACCGCGCCCGTCTCATAAGCGACGAGCCCCGCGGCGTCCAGCGTCCGCCCGCGGACGTCCTCGCCCGATTTCGGATCCGGCTTGATCTCCATGCCCCCTCCCGCTCAGCCGCAGCCGCCGTGGGAATCGCAGCCGCACGCAGGAGCAGGATACTCCTTCTCGAGGCGTTCCACGAGCCGCACATAGCCCGCGCGCCTCGCCGGGCCCATCCGCTCCGCCTCGACCCGGGAGAATTCCTTCTCGAGGGTCTTGAAGCGGCTCGCGGAGAGGTTCTCGAGCGCCATGGGATAGAGGATGTTGTCCTCTTTATCGATGTGGCTCCGCAGGAGCTCCGCGTAGTTCGCCGCGTTCTCCGCCGCGTCCTTCGCCGCCCCCTTCTCGCCGTCCTTGAGCCGCTCGACGGCGTCCCGCAGGGCCCGCACATAGGCTCGGCCGCTCTCGTGTTCCATGAGCATGACCCCGATGGGGCCCGTATCGCGCGGGATGCCGGCCTCCTCCATCGCCGGGAAGAGCAGGTCCTCCTCCTTGCCGTGATGCGCGGCGTCGGCGAAGTTCCTCACGAAGTCCACCGCCGCCGCGAGGTCGTCGGCAGGGACGACGCCCCCCTCCGCGATGCGCGCGGCCATCCCGCCGAGCGCTCCCAGCATGCGCAGGATGACCTGATGGTCGTCCATGAGTTCCTTGATCGCGGCCTGCATGTCTCCTCCCTTAGAATCCCAGGAAATAGCGGAGCAGCCGATCGAGGCGCCCCCGCTTCACGAAATGCATGCCCGAAAAGCGCATGACCTCGCGGACCTGCGCGCGCCGGGCAGGCGCGTAGCAGTGTATGGGGCAGTCCTTGCACTTGGGCTTGGGCTCCCCCTTCACGAGGTACGGGCACTTCTCGAGGCGGTCCGTCGCGTAAGCGAGCAGGCTGCGGCACTCCGCGCAGAGGAGCTCCCTCGGAGCATGCTTCTCCCTGCAGAAGACCGTGACGAAGCGTTCCAGGGTGCCATATTCCTGAGTTCGCTTGTCAACATCAACGGCAGACGCCTCCCGCTCCATGGACATAGTCTAGCGGGAGGAGGCAGGAGAAAACATGCGCGCGCGCATGTTTTTCAGATTTTCAGCAGGCGGTCGGGCTTCGCGACGACGATGCGCTTCCAGCCGGAGGAGACGAGGCCCCTTCGGCGGAAGTCGGCGAGCACGCGCACGGCGGTTTCGGGCGTGGTCCCCGCCATCTCGGCGACATCCTCACGACGAACCTTCACCTCGCGTCCGAGCAGCGCACCGAGCAGAACGAGCACGCGGGCGATGCGCCGCTCGGCGCTCTCCTTGGCCAGCGCCCGCATGCCCTGCGCGTTGCGCAGGTGCTCCCCCACCTGCCGGAAGACCTCGCGCGCGAAGCGGGGATGGCGCGCGAGCAGATCCTCGAAGAAGGCCGCGGGGACGGTGTAGGCCTCGGAGTCTTGGATGGCGAGCGCGCTCACGGGGTAGGGCTTCTCGTCGAGCACCGCGATCATGCCGAAGAGTGCGCCGGGGACGATGACCTCGAGCGCGCAGGGCTCCGTGCGCGGAGTGTACTTGAGCGCCTTGAGCAGGCCCGAGCGCAGGAGGAAGACCGCGCGGGGCGGGTCCCCTTCCTCGAAGACCGCCTCCCGGCGCCGGTAGCGGCGGAGCACGGCGCGGCGCGTGAGCTCCTCGAGGTCCTCCATGGGAAGGTCGCGGAAGACGGGAAGCTTCGCGATCCAGACGTCGAGGCGCCCGCGGCTTCCGCCGCGGGCGCCCGGTCTCGCCGCATCCGTCGCGATGCGCTTCAGGGAGGTCCCGCCTACGCCTTCGCGGCGGTGGACTCGGCCAGCTTGTCGAGCGCGGCCTTCATCCCGTCGCGCACGGCCTGGACGTCGGCCGGCGCCCAGTCCTTCTGTTCGGCGCGCAGGAAGCTCGTCTTGTCGACGCGGTTGTCGAAGCGCGCGATGGGGACCCGGTACTCCTTGCCGCCGGCGCTCACCGTCACCGCGCCCTTGGCCTTGGAGTTCTGCTCGAGCCAGTCCATGTCGTCGCAGCCGTAGTCGTTCATCATCACTTCGATCGGCACGCCGTGGTGGAGGATGGAGCCCGGGTCGTTCGGGTTCGTGCGCGCCTGGTTCTTTCGGCGCGACTCCTCGGGGGTGACCCAGACGTAGAGGATGACGGCCTTGCGCAGGATCTCGGGATCGAGCTGCGCGAGCGAGTAGGCGTAGCCGAAGGGACCCTTGAGCGGCATCTTCGAGCCGTCGGGGCCGCCGCGCGCGAACTCGATGACGAGCGTCTTGCCCTCGAGCGTGTCGGGATAGCCCTCGTGCTTCTCGCGCAGGAGGTCCGCCGACTCCTTCTCGACGGCCTTCGCGACCGCGACCCGGGTCTTCTCGTCGAGCTTCGCGAGCCGCGGCTTCGCCCCGGCCTTCGCGGAAGCCGCCTCGAGCCGCTCCATCAGATGCACCCCGGCCGAGGCCGGCCGGACGACCTTCTTGGCGAGCAGGTCGCGGTAGTCCTCGTTGACGAGGTGGATGAGGGTGCCCCAGTCGACGGGGTCCTTGAAGGGCCGGTCGCCGGACTTGAAGTAGAGGCGGTCCTGGCCGAGCTTCTCGAGCTCGTCGTCGATGCGGCGCATCATGTGCACGTAGGGGAAGTCGTCGAGCTGCACGGTCGGACCCATGTGGAAGTCGTCGCGGCAGGCCGCGGGGGTCTGGAGCTTGAGGAAGCGGCGGACCTCGGATTTCCCCGAGGCCGGGAGCGCGAGCAGCAGAACGGTGTCCAGGATCTTGGCCATGAGCCCTCCTTCAGTATCTCGTCCGAATGCCTTCCTATATTAGCACCAGGGAGCACCGCCGTACAATCATAGAGCATGCTCTTCCCCAAGGGCCCAGGCGAACGGGGGCCGCACGCCGCCCCGGACCCCGGCCCTTCGGCTCATCCGCCGCGGGCCGGGAGCCGCTATACTCACCGCTGGTGGTACGGAAGACCCGGTCGTTGTTGCTCAGCGCGATCTTACTCCGGGCGGCGCTGGCGGCGGGCCAGACGGTTTCGGGACAGGCGGGCGGACGGACGACGCTCGCACCGACGATCCCGGTGGCCGGCCAGAACGCCCCGGGAGTCCTGTCCCCGTCTTCCGCGCTCTCGGTTCCCCTCTCCCCGTCCCTCTCCCTTCCCCTCTCCCCCGCGCCGAAGATCCGGAACTCCGCCGAAAAAGCGGCGGCGTCCCCCTCCTCTCTCCCGCAGGCGGGAGAGGGCACCGCCAACGCGGCGGCTGAGGATCTCGTCCCCGCGAAGGTTTCCAATAGACACGCAGCGACGGGGAAAGCCGCCGGGACGACAGCTCTTCCCCTCACCGCGTCCCCTCTCCCATCCTACGGGAGAGGGGTTGGGGGTGAGGAGGCGGGGGGCGATCTCAAGCCCTCCGCCCGCACACAGCTCGACGGGCTGCGCGTACCCGCCTCCGCGGACCTCATCTGGGAGAACGGCCGCGCGCACGGCGTCTCCGACGCGGACGAGGCGGTCGTCTCCGGTGACAGCGTCCATGCTTCCAATGGCCGCTACGCTCTCCTCGCGCAGTCCCCCCGCTCCGTCTCCGCTGAAGAGCTCCTCTCGGGAGCCGAGGACATCCCGACCGTCCCGCCCCCGACGCTGCTCGACCGGGTGCGAGCCGAGCTCTTCTACCGCTCGCGCCAGGCCTCGAGCTACGACTTCTACTTCCGCCTGCGCACCGGCGAGTTCCGCCGCAAGGTCCAGGGCTGGCAGGAGAGGGCCCGCGGCCGGGAGACCGCGGTAAAGGACCTCGAAGGGCTCCTCCTCGCCTGGAGGACGAAGGGCTACACCGGCGCGATGAGCCCGCTGGGCCCCCGGACCGCCTCCCGCGAGGTCATCGAGGAGGAGGGGCTCGAGATCTTCGACCGCTACTATCCGGGCCAGCCGATGGCGCGCGAGGCGTTCCTGCGCTACGTGGGACGCATCGAGAAGGTCGTACCGTCCTCGCGGAGGAGCCATTTCCGCAAGCTCGTCTTCCAGGCCTTTGAGGAGACGGCCCTCCTCCCCCCTCGGCAGGTCGCCAACCGACTCGACGCGATGCTCTCGAACGCCGCCGTCAAGGAGATCCGGCGATTCCGTTCGGAGCGCATGCCGGGGGTCCTCGAAGACTTCCGCGCGATGATCCTCCCGGCCATCCTCCAGGAGAACGCGCACCGCCCGGCCGGCAAGCGCATCCTCGGCGTCGTCCTGCTCGGGAGTTTCGCCGTCGGTCTCGCGAGCCCCTCCAGCGACATGGACCTCCAGCTCGTCACCGAGGACGGCTCGCTGGGGGACGCGCGGGCGTTCCAGAAGGGACTCAAGGAGCGCTGGGCCTTCGAGGGCCAGACCAACCCCCTCTCCCCCTTCGAGTACGCCGTGCCGCCGAACCCGGCGCTGCTCGCGCGCATGCACGCCGGCTACCTCGTCTTCTCGCCCTACGAGCAGGTGGCGCAGGCCCTCGCCGCGCCGGCGACGGAGGCCTCCGCCGGCCCGCAGTGGCGCTGGCCCGGGAAGGTCTACTCCTTCCTGTACTCGAACTGGCTCCGCCTCTACATCCGGGTCAGCGATCTGTGGGACCGCATCTCGGACCGCGGTCCCACGGATCGCTGACCGCCTATCTGTCGCCGCCGCGCTCGCCCGGCCGATCGGTAATCGGCCAGGGGGAACGCGGTTCCCTCGCTGTGGACTCGACCGAGGTTCCACTCGGTCGAGGGCCAGGAGGACTGAACCCCCACCCGAAGCGGTGCGGCGGAGATCTCCGCGCGAGCGAGGTGAGAGGGAACGGAAGTCCTCCCCCCTCCGACCTCCCCCCGAAGGGGGAGAAATAAGGAACTGCTGCGAGTGTTGTCCTAATGGGTATAATCCCCCGCGATGAAGCCCGTCTACAAGCGCATGCTCAAGGCGCTCGCGCAGAAGAGCTCCGGCGAGAAGGAGTGGTCGGTCTACATGCTCCGCTGCGAGGGCGGCTCGCTCTACACGGGGATCGCGAAGGATGTGGAGGCGCGCCTGGCGGCGCACCGCTCGGGAAAGGGGGCGGCCTACACCCGCACGCACGCGCCGCTCGGGCTCGTCTACGAACAGGCGGGCTACACGCGCTCGGAGGCGCTGGTGCGCGAGGCGGCGATCAAGTCGCTGCCGAAGGAGAGGAAGGAGGCGCTGACCCGGCCTCCGGCTCCGAGCGCGCGCGCAGGAACTCGACGACCACGGGGATCACGGAGATCACGATGATCGCGAGGATGACGAAGTGGAAGTTCTTCTTGACGGTCGGGATGTTCGCGAAGTAGTAGCCCCCCAGAAGGAAGCTCAGGACCCAGGCGCACCCCCCCGTCACGTTGTAGAGCGCGAAGCGCGCGTAGGACATCTCGCCGATCCCGGCCACGAACGGCGCGAAGGTGCGCACGATGGGGATGAACCGCGCCAGCACGATCGTCTTCCCGCCGTACTTCTCGTAGAAGCGGTGCGCGCGCAGCAGGTGCCGGCGGTCGAAGAACATGGAGTCTTCCTTGTTGAAGACTTTGGGGCCGATCCACTTCCCCGCCGAATAGTTGACGGCGTCGCCGAGTATGGCCGCGACGATGAGCAGCGCGCAGATGAGGGGAAGCTTGATCGGCGAGTCGGGGGAGGCGGCGAGCGCGCCGACCGCGAAGAGCAGGGAATCTCCGGGGAGATACGGCGCGACGACGAGGCCGGTCTCGCTGAAGATGACGGCGAAGAGGACGCCGTAGAGCCACGGCCCGAGCTGGCCCGCCCAGGCGTTGAGGTGCTTGTCGAGATGGAGGAAGACGTCGAGGAGCGTCTGGAGCATTTCCATGGGACGGGATTATACCTTTTGCGTTCCCGGGCGGCGGGAGACTTTGCTATCCTTCGTGAGCCGTCACCCCGCTCCGCCGAGGTAGCGAGACGATGAACGCCTCCGACGTCCCCCAGCACTCCCCCGCCTACCGCACCCGCCGCTTCTTCAACTGGTTCCCGCTCGGCCTCACCTACGCGCTGCTCTACATGGGCCGCTACAACCTCACGGTGAGCCAGACCGCCCTGGGCGACCTGATGCCCAAGTCGGACTTCGGCGCCATCTTCGGCGTGGGCGCCTGGGTCTACGCGCTCGCCTTCCTCGTCAACGGCCCGCTCACCGACAAGCTCGGCGGGAAGAAGGCCATGCTCATCGGCGCACTGGGCGCCGCGCTCGCGAACCTCGGCATGGGCCTCTACCTCCAGCACGTGCTGGCCCTGCCCGACCCGAAGACCGCTTCGCTCCGGCTGGTCTTCACGCTGCTCTACGGCGTGAACATGTACTTCCAGAGCTATGGCGCCGTCGCCATCGTGAAGGTCAACGCGCACTGGTTCCACGTGCGCGAGCGCGGGACCTTCTCGGGCATCTTCGGCATCATGATCTCGACCGGTCTCTGGCTCGCCTTCGACGTCAACGAGCGCATCCTGCGCTTCGCGCAGAGCCACGGCATCCCCGGCGTCGAAGCGACCCGCTGGGTGTTCTTCGGGCCCGCGCTCCTGCTGGCGGCCTTCTTCCTGCTCGAGCTCTTCCTCCTGCGCGACACGCCGTCTCAGGCCGGCTTCCAGGACTTCGACACGGCCGACGCTTCGAGCGGGGAGGAAGACCAGCACCAGCCCCCGATCTTCGAGGTGCTCAAGCGCGTGCTCACGCACAAGGTCATCCTCATCATCGCCCTCGTGGAGTTCTGCACCGGCGTGATGCGCAACGGCATCATGCACTGGTTCAAGATCTTCGCCAAGGAGCACATCTCCCCCTGCGCGGCCACGCTGAAGGACGCCGTCGCGGCCTGTGCCGGCGCGCCCGACTGCGTCGCCGCGGCGAAGACGGCCGCCAAGACCTGCTCGGGCGGCTGGGGCTTCATGAACGACAACTGGGGGATGGTCCTCATGGTCGCCGGCATCGTCGGAGGAGTCTTCGCCGGCACCGTGAGCGACAAGTTCTTCCAGTCGCGCCGCGCGCCCGCGGCGGGCTTCCTCTACGCGGCCTGCTTCGTGGCGACCCTGTTCATGATCCCCTTCCTGCAGAACGGCTGGGTCCTGGGCTTCATCGCCTTCCTCATGTCCATCTGCGTCATCGGCACGCACGGCCTGCTCAGCGGCACGGCGACGATGGACTTCGGCGGCCGGAAGGCCGCGGGCACGGCCGTCGGCATCATCGACGGCTTCGTCTACCTCGGCACCGGCCTCCAATCGCTGGCGCTCGGCTACATCACGAGCCGCGACTGGCGCTTCTGGCCGGTGTTCCTCGCGCCCTTCGCGCTCGCCGGCTTCTACCTGCTGACCCGCATCTGGCACGCGAAGCCGGCCCCCAAGGGAGCGTCGGCGCACTGACCCGCTCGTCGGAAACGAAGGCCCCCGCGCGAGCGGGGGCCTTCGTCTTTGTCCCAGGTCAATAACGGGCAGGTTCTCTGGCGCCTCCGTTTGTGAACCGGGCGGAATAGGTCTCATTCCGCCGCATCCCTGCCTCATCGTCCCATCCACATCTGCGCCGCCAGCCGTATACTTCGCGTATACACATCTCCGTACCTCAACGAGGACTTATGATTCGAAGAGCTTCGACGGGCCTCATCCTCTCCGGCGTCCTCTGCGCCCTTCCGACCGCGGGCTCGGCCAACGCCGTCGTCGCTTCGGTGGGCCGCTTCCTCAACCCGCCCGTGCAGCAGTTCATCGTCCCCGGGCCCATGCGCAGCTGCCTGACCCCGAGCGACCCCGCCGCGCTCATCGGCTTCAAGCAGGAGCTGGTCGTCACCCTCACCGACGTCCTCCGCCCTTCCCATCGCTTCTACCGCGCCCCCCTGGCCGCGTCCCTGAACCTCGAAGGCGCCCGCGAGATGGACCGGATGCTCTTCAGCCTCATGCCGAACGCTCCGAAGATCCAGGAACAGGTCAAGGCCGCCCGCCTCTCGAAGGACGAACCCGCGCTGCTCGCCGCCATCGAGGAGGCGGAAGCCGAGTACGTCCGGGGCGTGAAGAGCCTCGCCTACGTCGTCGCCCAGGCCTACGAGAAGAACGGCCTCGACGCGGGCCAGGTCCGCCAGATGCGGATAGCGATGGAGGCCTACACCGACCACGGGGCCTTCCTGAAGGAGACGATGGACCTCCTCTCGGGCATCGAGCGCGCCGCCGCCGCCGCCCGCGACGAGCACACGCTGGCGGCGGCCCACGGCCACGCGCAGGCCCTCCTGTCGACCCTGGCCAACGATTCCTCCTTCCTCCGCCCCGAACCCCTCGTCTATGGGGGATTCGCGAACACCTCCCTGTCCAACTTCCGAAAAGAGCTTGAGAGCCCCGCGGACAGCAACGCCGCCTCGATGCGCGTCATCGAGAACCTGGGGCCGGCGCTCCGGAAGCTCCAGCCCGGCGTCGGACAGGAAGTCCTCATCGCGCAGTTCGCCGCCGACGATTACTCGCCCCAGGACCATGACCTGCTCGGCAACCCCGCGGCGCGCCAGGACCTGCTCAACCGGCTGAAGCTGCAGATCCGCAAGAAGGGCGAGAAGGTCGGCATCGCCATCCTCTTCCGGGACGAGCTCAAGGACGCGAACCTGAAGGCCGAGGCCAACGAAGTCATCCTCAACCTGCGGCACTCCGAGGACGTCTCCCCCAACGAGTTCCTGGGGATGAGGTTCTCCACGTACCGCCTGGAAGTCTACCTCGTCGGCACGCAGCGCGCCAAAGCCAACGCCGTGCTGGTCCCGGCGCCGATCGCCCGCCCCCTCCGGGAGCGCCTCCACCTCGATTCCCTGAAGAAATGGGGCATCCCCGTCCTCGCCGCGCTCGGCGCCGCCAACATCATCGTCGCGGGCTTCCACCTCGTCGGAGCCCTCCCGGTCTGGAGCCAGGTCCTCATCGTCGCCGGCGCCCTCCTGCTGGGCGCGGCGGTCCTCCAGTTCCTGGACGCGACGCAGGACACGAACTCCGGCCGCTGGATGCGCCGGATCCTCCTCGCCGCCCTGGTGGGCTCGGGAGTCTTCGCGCTCCTCGGCTTCGGCAAGCGCATGCTCGTGCGCACCGCCTGGGGCGCGCTGCTCGTGGCGAAGATCGCCTCGCTCTTCGCCTGAGCGCCGCCGCCGCGCGCATAGAAGGCCCCCGGATCACGGGGGCCTTCTTCGTCCCCGATTTCCTACAATAGGACCGTGCAGAACATCTCCGCCCTCTTCGGCCCCTGGGTCATCGGCTTCTACTCCTTCCTCTTCCTGGCGCTCGCCGCGCTGTACGCGGCGGACCCGGTCTCCCGCAAGCGCCTGGGCGGGACGGCCCTGATGGCCGCGGCCTCGATCGCCGGCCTCCTGGTCGTCAAGCTGATGGGCGGCGCGGACGCCGGACGCCTTCCGAAGATGTTCGAGCT belongs to Elusimicrobiota bacterium and includes:
- a CDS encoding Crp/Fnr family transcriptional regulator yields the protein MEDLEELTRRAVLRRYRRREAVFEEGDPPRAVFLLRSGLLKALKYTPRTEPCALEVIVPGALFGMIAVLDEKPYPVSALAIQDSEAYTVPAAFFEDLLARHPRFAREVFRQVGEHLRNAQGMRALAKESAERRIARVLVLLGALLGREVKVRREDVAEMAGTTPETAVRVLADFRRRGLVSSGWKRIVVAKPDRLLKI
- a CDS encoding nucleotidyltransferase domain-containing protein encodes the protein MVRKTRSLLLSAILLRAALAAGQTVSGQAGGRTTLAPTIPVAGQNAPGVLSPSSALSVPLSPSLSLPLSPAPKIRNSAEKAAASPSSLPQAGEGTANAAAEDLVPAKVSNRHAATGKAAGTTALPLTASPLPSYGRGVGGEEAGGDLKPSARTQLDGLRVPASADLIWENGRAHGVSDADEAVVSGDSVHASNGRYALLAQSPRSVSAEELLSGAEDIPTVPPPTLLDRVRAELFYRSRQASSYDFYFRLRTGEFRRKVQGWQERARGRETAVKDLEGLLLAWRTKGYTGAMSPLGPRTASREVIEEEGLEIFDRYYPGQPMAREAFLRYVGRIEKVVPSSRRSHFRKLVFQAFEETALLPPRQVANRLDAMLSNAAVKEIRRFRSERMPGVLEDFRAMILPAILQENAHRPAGKRILGVVLLGSFAVGLASPSSDMDLQLVTEDGSLGDARAFQKGLKERWAFEGQTNPLSPFEYAVPPNPALLARMHAGYLVFSPYEQVAQALAAPATEASAGPQWRWPGKVYSFLYSNWLRLYIRVSDLWDRISDRGPTDR
- a CDS encoding hemerythrin domain-containing protein, whose product is MQAAIKELMDDHQVILRMLGALGGMAARIAEGGVVPADDLAAAVDFVRNFADAAHHGKEEDLLFPAMEEAGIPRDTGPIGVMLMEHESGRAYVRALRDAVERLKDGEKGAAKDAAENAANYAELLRSHIDKEDNILYPMALENLSASRFKTLEKEFSRVEAERMGPARRAGYVRLVERLEKEYPAPACGCDSHGGCG
- a CDS encoding MFS transporter, yielding MNASDVPQHSPAYRTRRFFNWFPLGLTYALLYMGRYNLTVSQTALGDLMPKSDFGAIFGVGAWVYALAFLVNGPLTDKLGGKKAMLIGALGAALANLGMGLYLQHVLALPDPKTASLRLVFTLLYGVNMYFQSYGAVAIVKVNAHWFHVRERGTFSGIFGIMISTGLWLAFDVNERILRFAQSHGIPGVEATRWVFFGPALLLAAFFLLELFLLRDTPSQAGFQDFDTADASSGEEDQHQPPIFEVLKRVLTHKVILIIALVEFCTGVMRNGIMHWFKIFAKEHISPCAATLKDAVAACAGAPDCVAAAKTAAKTCSGGWGFMNDNWGMVLMVAGIVGGVFAGTVSDKFFQSRRAPAAGFLYAACFVATLFMIPFLQNGWVLGFIAFLMSICVIGTHGLLSGTATMDFGGRKAAGTAVGIIDGFVYLGTGLQSLALGYITSRDWRFWPVFLAPFALAGFYLLTRIWHAKPAPKGASAH
- a CDS encoding GIY-YIG nuclease family protein, giving the protein MKPVYKRMLKALAQKSSGEKEWSVYMLRCEGGSLYTGIAKDVEARLAAHRSGKGAAYTRTHAPLGLVYEQAGYTRSEALVREAAIKSLPKERKEALTRPPAPSARAGTRRPRGSRRSR
- a CDS encoding nitrous oxide-stimulated promoter family protein, coding for MEREASAVDVDKRTQEYGTLERFVTVFCREKHAPRELLCAECRSLLAYATDRLEKCPYLVKGEPKPKCKDCPIHCYAPARRAQVREVMRFSGMHFVKRGRLDRLLRYFLGF
- a CDS encoding DedA family protein — translated: MEMLQTLLDVFLHLDKHLNAWAGQLGPWLYGVLFAVIFSETGLVVAPYLPGDSLLFAVGALAASPDSPIKLPLICALLIVAAILGDAVNYSAGKWIGPKVFNKEDSMFFDRRHLLRAHRFYEKYGGKTIVLARFIPIVRTFAPFVAGIGEMSYARFALYNVTGGCAWVLSFLLGGYYFANIPTVKKNFHFVILAIIVISVIPVVVEFLRARSEPEAGSAPPSSPSAAT
- a CDS encoding cupin domain-containing protein encodes the protein MEIKPDPKSGEDVRGRTLDAAGLVAYETGAVVSRALIKKGVGTVTVFSFDKGEGLSEHTAPYDALVQVLDGEAEVLVAGEPHRVKAGEMIIMPAGKPHALNAVERFKMMLVMIRA